Proteins from a single region of Sphingomonas morindae:
- a CDS encoding TonB-dependent receptor plug domain-containing protein, with amino-acid sequence MDPITTRLARRSRYCAGAALATLALAMPAFGQAPVQGPPASAASAAPQGGAQQSTPAALPDPAATLPTPQSQAAEAPAQTPADIVVTGTRITTSGFSAPTPTQVLSAAAIAKNAQPNVFTTIAQLPSLQGSSGATVGTNSTSSGTQGLSSFSLRGLGTIRTLTLLDGQRVVGANVTGVPDVSLFPQLLIQRVDVVTGGASASYGSDAVGGVVNFVTNKRFEGFKANALGGVTKYGDDGNYTFQAAAGKSFLNDRLHVVVSGEYSHEDGVPAYGFGEGPGPNGRSWYDTETLVNRGVLNDGSPQYLYREHVQANQYTKYGLIAAGPLQGIAFDKNGRPFNFNYGSNGVPLKDAKGNVSNCYNGFCVGGDLSGNVGNGTSLQSELTRWDGYGRVGFDLDPDNEIYATVNIARVRSSNTPNPGAAKQGNLTIQCSNPFVPAEIQAACAANGITSFAYGVSNAVLPNFTSVQPTRTQYRFVGGADGKFNLFGSDWRYDAYYEHGENITNIHVRDITLTPHYNAAIQAVLGPNGQIICANPAAVASGCQPLNIIGGDTPSAATLAYVTPINGPYQHTRQTQDAASLSFNGAPVSLWAGPLSVAIGAEFRREYYRVNADPYGNGVTASNPYTAAYPADPLVNSAGNNWYAGNYHDGHGSYKVYEGFLELNLPLLDSHSLGKANLNLAGRATHYSTSGTVYTWKIGGGWQTPIDGVKLRAVTSRDVRAPNLSELFAAPIAVTVPNINDPFNNRSISIIQNSIGNTALKPEIARNTEAGIVLSRPAWAPGLSLSFDYYRIKLKGVISALGAQQEINLCSQGVTQTCSAFDLSGSGPYIVNVQSFNLASIYTDGFDIEASYQFPLEKMGLPGNFTVRALATNVRHFITDTGIPGTVPIDSAGANSGATPKWKLLGVESWDTDKFSITFTQRWFSDGTFGNQYIVCQTNCPASTESRPTIDYNKMPGAFYFDIGGSYNLTKKLTAYFKIDNLFDHDPAGSPQTNTGIDVNPQLYDVLGRMYRAGIRYNF; translated from the coding sequence ATGGATCCGATTACCACCCGACTGGCCCGCCGCAGCCGCTATTGCGCCGGCGCGGCGCTCGCAACCCTCGCGCTCGCCATGCCGGCCTTCGGCCAGGCGCCGGTGCAGGGGCCGCCGGCCTCGGCCGCCAGCGCCGCGCCCCAGGGCGGCGCGCAGCAGAGCACGCCCGCCGCCTTGCCCGATCCCGCCGCGACGCTGCCGACGCCGCAGAGCCAGGCCGCCGAGGCGCCGGCGCAGACGCCCGCCGACATCGTCGTGACGGGCACGCGCATCACCACCAGCGGCTTCAGCGCGCCCACCCCCACCCAGGTGCTGAGCGCCGCCGCCATCGCCAAGAATGCGCAGCCCAACGTCTTCACCACCATCGCCCAGCTGCCCTCGCTCCAGGGCAGCAGCGGCGCCACGGTCGGCACCAACTCCACCTCGAGCGGCACGCAGGGGCTAAGCTCGTTCAGCCTGCGCGGCCTCGGCACGATCCGCACGCTGACGCTGCTCGACGGCCAGCGCGTGGTCGGCGCGAACGTGACGGGCGTGCCCGATGTCAGCCTCTTCCCCCAGCTGCTGATCCAGCGCGTGGACGTGGTGACGGGCGGCGCCTCCGCCTCCTACGGCTCGGACGCGGTCGGCGGCGTGGTCAATTTCGTCACCAACAAGCGCTTCGAGGGCTTCAAGGCCAATGCGCTGGGCGGCGTCACCAAATATGGCGACGATGGCAATTACACCTTCCAGGCGGCGGCGGGAAAATCCTTCCTCAACGATCGCCTGCACGTGGTGGTCAGCGGCGAATACAGCCATGAGGACGGCGTGCCCGCCTATGGGTTCGGCGAAGGGCCGGGGCCGAACGGGCGCAGCTGGTACGACACGGAAACGCTCGTCAACCGGGGCGTGCTGAACGATGGAAGCCCGCAATATCTGTATCGCGAGCATGTCCAGGCCAACCAATACACCAAATATGGCCTGATCGCCGCCGGCCCGCTCCAGGGCATCGCCTTCGACAAGAATGGCCGGCCGTTCAACTTCAACTATGGCTCCAACGGCGTGCCGCTGAAGGACGCCAAGGGCAATGTCTCCAACTGCTATAACGGCTTCTGCGTGGGCGGCGATCTGTCGGGCAATGTCGGCAACGGCACCAGCCTCCAGTCCGAGCTGACGCGCTGGGACGGCTATGGCCGGGTCGGCTTCGATCTCGATCCCGACAACGAGATCTACGCCACCGTGAACATCGCCCGCGTGCGCAGCAGCAACACTCCCAATCCGGGTGCCGCCAAGCAGGGCAATCTCACGATTCAATGCTCCAACCCGTTCGTGCCGGCGGAAATCCAGGCGGCGTGCGCGGCCAATGGCATCACCAGCTTCGCCTATGGCGTGAGCAATGCCGTGCTGCCCAATTTCACCAGCGTCCAACCCACCCGCACCCAATATCGCTTCGTCGGCGGCGCGGACGGCAAGTTCAACCTGTTCGGCAGCGACTGGCGCTACGACGCCTATTACGAGCATGGCGAGAACATCACCAACATCCATGTCCGCGACATCACGCTGACCCCGCACTACAACGCCGCCATCCAGGCGGTGCTGGGGCCGAACGGGCAGATCATCTGCGCCAATCCGGCGGCGGTGGCGAGCGGCTGCCAGCCGCTCAACATCATCGGCGGCGATACGCCGAGCGCCGCGACGCTCGCCTATGTCACGCCGATCAACGGGCCGTATCAGCACACGCGCCAGACCCAGGATGCCGCCAGCCTCAGCTTCAACGGCGCGCCCGTCTCGCTCTGGGCGGGGCCGCTTTCGGTGGCGATCGGCGCCGAGTTCCGCCGCGAATATTACCGCGTCAACGCCGATCCCTATGGCAATGGCGTCACCGCGAGCAATCCGTACACCGCCGCCTATCCGGCCGATCCCCTGGTCAACAGCGCGGGCAACAACTGGTATGCCGGCAATTATCACGACGGTCACGGCTCCTACAAAGTCTATGAAGGCTTTCTGGAGCTGAACCTGCCGCTGCTCGACTCGCATTCGCTGGGCAAGGCCAATCTCAACCTCGCCGGCCGCGCGACGCATTACAGCACCTCGGGCACCGTCTATACCTGGAAGATCGGCGGCGGCTGGCAGACCCCGATCGATGGCGTGAAGCTGCGCGCCGTCACCTCGCGCGACGTGCGCGCGCCCAATCTGAGCGAGCTGTTCGCCGCGCCGATCGCCGTGACGGTGCCGAACATCAACGATCCCTTCAACAACCGCTCGATCAGCATCATCCAGAATTCGATCGGCAATACCGCGCTGAAGCCCGAAATCGCGCGCAACACCGAGGCCGGCATCGTGCTGTCGCGCCCCGCCTGGGCGCCGGGGCTGAGCCTGTCCTTCGATTATTACCGCATCAAGCTGAAGGGCGTCATCTCGGCGCTGGGCGCGCAGCAGGAGATCAACCTCTGCTCGCAGGGCGTCACGCAGACGTGCAGCGCCTTCGATCTCAGCGGCAGCGGCCCCTATATCGTCAACGTCCAGTCCTTCAACCTCGCGTCGATCTACACCGACGGCTTCGATATCGAGGCGAGCTACCAGTTCCCGCTCGAGAAGATGGGCCTGCCGGGCAATTTCACCGTCCGCGCGCTGGCCACCAATGTCCGCCACTTCATCACCGACACCGGCATCCCCGGCACGGTGCCGATCGACAGCGCCGGCGCGAACAGCGGCGCCACGCCCAAGTGGAAGCTGCTCGGCGTGGAAAGCTGGGATACGGACAAGTTCAGCATCACCTTCACGCAGCGCTGGTTCAGCGACGGCACCTTCGGCAACCAATATATCGTCTGCCAGACGAACTGCCCCGCCTCGACCGAGAGCCGGCCGACGATCGACTATAACAAGATGCCGGGCGCCTTCTATTTCGACATCGGCGGCTCGTACAACCTGACCAAGAAGCTCACCGCCTATTTCAAGATCGACAATCTGTTCGATCACGATCCTGCGGGCTCGCCGCAGACCAATACCGGCATCGACGTCAACCCGCAGCTCTACGACGTGCTCGGCCGCATGTACCGCGCCGGCATCCGCTATAATTTCTGA
- a CDS encoding L,D-transpeptidase family protein has product MRGERWRAALALAGALAAPAVLAAPVERTGGADRAALRPVAAALQARAHGALARFYAARGYWPLWIEDHGRAPAGEALLALVAQADRDGLDPDQYRLGRMAALLASARTGDAAARAEAELALSALFARYVRDMRRAPKARITYLDAELKPGRPAPEAILRQAALAPALLPYIARMEWMDPLYTRLRTADPRALDGAGRRRLAATLDRLRLLPGPWVRHITVDAASARLFYYDKGRQQGMMRVVVGTPETPTPMLAGMVRYAILNPYWNVPPDLVQRRIAPKMVAGASLAALRFEALSDWSASPARLDPRGIDWRAVAAGRAEVRLRQLPGGANAMGRVKFIFPNDQGIYLHDTPQKALMAKADRHLSNGCVRLEDAPRLARWLMGTALPAKPGAAERPVALAPAVPVYLTYATATPTPHGVALLADPYGRDPGAG; this is encoded by the coding sequence ATGCGGGGCGAGCGATGGCGCGCCGCGCTCGCCCTGGCCGGGGCGCTCGCCGCGCCGGCGGTGCTGGCGGCGCCGGTCGAACGCACCGGCGGCGCGGATCGCGCCGCGCTTCGGCCGGTCGCGGCCGCGCTCCAGGCGCGCGCGCACGGCGCGCTCGCCCGCTTCTATGCCGCGCGCGGCTATTGGCCGCTCTGGATCGAGGACCATGGCCGCGCCCCCGCCGGCGAGGCGCTGCTCGCGCTGGTGGCGCAGGCGGATCGCGACGGGCTGGATCCCGATCAGTACCGGCTCGGCAGAATGGCGGCACTGCTCGCATCGGCGCGCACGGGCGATGCCGCCGCGCGCGCCGAGGCCGAACTGGCCCTCTCCGCCCTGTTCGCACGCTATGTCCGCGATATGCGGCGCGCGCCCAAGGCGCGGATCACCTATCTGGACGCCGAACTCAAGCCCGGCCGCCCGGCGCCGGAGGCCATTCTGCGCCAGGCCGCGCTGGCGCCGGCGCTGCTGCCCTATATCGCGCGGATGGAGTGGATGGACCCGCTCTACACCCGGCTCCGCACCGCCGATCCCCGCGCGCTCGATGGCGCCGGCCGCCGCCGGCTCGCCGCCACGCTGGATCGGCTGCGCCTGCTCCCCGGCCCCTGGGTGCGCCACATCACCGTCGACGCCGCCTCGGCGCGGCTCTTCTATTACGACAAGGGGCGCCAGCAGGGCATGATGCGGGTGGTGGTCGGCACGCCCGAAACGCCCACGCCGATGCTCGCGGGCATGGTGCGCTACGCCATCCTCAATCCCTATTGGAACGTGCCGCCCGATCTGGTGCAGCGCCGGATCGCGCCCAAGATGGTGGCGGGCGCCTCGCTCGCCGCGCTGCGCTTCGAGGCGCTGTCGGACTGGAGCGCCAGCCCGGCGCGGCTCGATCCGCGCGGCATCGATTGGCGGGCGGTGGCGGCGGGGCGGGCCGAGGTGCGGCTGCGCCAGCTGCCAGGCGGCGCCAACGCCATGGGGCGGGTGAAATTCATCTTCCCCAACGATCAGGGCATCTATCTGCACGATACGCCGCAAAAGGCGCTGATGGCGAAGGCCGATCGCCATCTGAGCAATGGCTGCGTGCGGCTGGAGGATGCGCCGCGGCTCGCCCGCTGGCTGATGGGCACGGCCTTGCCGGCCAAGCCGGGCGCGGCCGAGCGGCCGGTGGCGCTCGCGCCGGCGGTGCCGGTCTATCTCACCTACGCCACCGCCACGCCCACGCCCCATGGCGTGGCGCTGCTCGCCGATCCCTATGGGCGCGATCCCGGCGCCGGCTAG
- a CDS encoding response regulator transcription factor: MERGTECLVEPLRVHILDDDRHDADQVAALVAPLGGMPVLHHGIDAFVEAAMRDTMACLIVEQVLATGTGLAAQRELARRACRLPLILLSRRPTLGSALAAMRAGALDYLERPIDPALLAAAFAAARLHVRSVAGQSRSAARLALLTPREHDIFLRLAIGTSTKMIAHELGLASRTVEHGRARILRKLDVTSLAAATRLALEAGVID; this comes from the coding sequence ATGGAGCGTGGAACCGAGTGCCTCGTCGAGCCGCTGCGCGTCCATATTCTGGATGATGATCGCCACGACGCCGATCAGGTGGCGGCCCTGGTGGCGCCGCTGGGCGGGATGCCCGTGCTGCATCACGGCATCGACGCCTTTGTCGAGGCGGCGATGCGCGACACCATGGCCTGTCTGATCGTGGAGCAGGTGCTCGCGACCGGAACCGGGCTTGCCGCGCAGCGCGAGCTGGCGCGCCGCGCGTGCCGGCTGCCGCTGATCCTGCTCTCGCGTCGACCGACGCTGGGCTCTGCGCTCGCCGCGATGCGCGCCGGCGCGCTCGACTATCTCGAACGGCCGATCGATCCCGCACTGCTTGCCGCCGCGTTCGCCGCCGCGCGGCTGCACGTGCGCTCGGTGGCCGGCCAGAGCCGCTCGGCGGCGCGTCTGGCGCTGCTCACGCCCCGCGAGCATGACATCTTCCTGCGTCTCGCCATCGGCACATCCACCAAGATGATTGCGCACGAGCTTGGCCTGGCCAGCCGCACCGTCGAACATGGCCGCGCCCGCATCCTGCGCAAGCTCGACGTGACCAGCCTCGCCGCGGCGACGCGGCTGGCGCTCGAAGCGGGCGTGATCGACTAG
- the flgH gene encoding flagellar basal body L-ring protein FlgH, with protein sequence MPGFALPLLLALLGLGLSGCGVVGRVKAIGRAPAVSPSVTPQTPAVEPSLGAQPLGERYTGGNPAAPGGASLFRTGAGAFFHDQRASARGDILTVRIQIADSATLGNSSSRGRTGAENAGLSGFFGLQTKLQQILPGSPDPAALVAGKTSSTSTGTGNTSRTEEIKTSVAAIVKAVLPNGNLVIEGRQEIRVNFELRELLITGIVRPQDIARDNSIRSDQIAEARISYGGRGQLTDMQQPRWGQQLYEAVSPF encoded by the coding sequence ATGCCGGGGTTCGCCCTGCCCCTCCTGCTGGCGCTGCTCGGTCTCGGCCTTTCCGGCTGCGGCGTGGTCGGCCGCGTCAAGGCGATCGGCCGCGCCCCCGCCGTCAGCCCATCGGTCACGCCGCAGACGCCGGCGGTGGAACCCTCGCTCGGCGCGCAGCCGCTGGGCGAGCGCTATACCGGCGGCAATCCCGCCGCGCCGGGCGGCGCCTCGCTGTTCCGCACCGGCGCGGGGGCCTTTTTCCACGATCAGCGGGCCTCGGCGCGCGGCGACATCCTCACCGTCCGCATCCAGATCGCCGACAGCGCCACGCTCGGCAACAGCTCCTCGCGCGGCCGCACGGGCGCCGAGAATGCCGGGCTGAGCGGCTTTTTCGGGCTTCAGACCAAGCTGCAGCAGATCCTGCCCGGCAGCCCCGATCCGGCCGCGCTGGTCGCCGGCAAGACCAGCTCCACCTCCACCGGCACGGGCAACACCTCGCGCACCGAGGAAATCAAGACGAGCGTGGCGGCGATCGTCAAGGCGGTGCTGCCCAATGGCAATCTGGTGATCGAGGGGCGGCAGGAGATCCGCGTCAATTTCGAGCTGCGCGAGCTGCTGATCACCGGCATCGTCCGCCCGCAGGACATTGCCCGCGACAACAGCATCCGCAGCGACCAGATCGCCGAGGCGCGGATCAGCTATGGCGGCCGTGGCCAGCTGACGGACATGCAGCAACCGCGCTGGGGCCAGCAGCTCTACGAAGCCGTCTCGCCCTTCTGA
- the flgA gene encoding flagellar basal body P-ring formation chaperone FlgA, which yields MSAVAPLLALLLAGAPAGHVLAGASAGHVLAHAVDAGTPLVPGDLRPAEGDEIARARGGLAPAALAGHEASYRLAEGMPVRAGDIRPVQQVRRGDTVAIAYRAGPLSITAQGRALNGGALGDPVRVLSAATRQTLDTVVDGPGRVRVGTR from the coding sequence GTGAGCGCGGTGGCGCCGCTGCTCGCGCTGTTGCTCGCCGGCGCCCCGGCCGGCCATGTGCTCGCCGGCGCCTCGGCCGGCCATGTGCTCGCCCATGCGGTGGACGCCGGCACGCCGCTGGTGCCGGGCGATCTGCGCCCGGCCGAGGGCGATGAGATCGCCCGCGCGCGCGGCGGCCTCGCCCCCGCCGCGCTCGCCGGCCATGAGGCGAGCTATCGCCTCGCCGAGGGCATGCCGGTGCGCGCCGGCGACATCCGTCCGGTGCAGCAGGTGCGCCGGGGCGACACCGTCGCCATCGCCTATCGCGCCGGTCCGCTCTCCATCACCGCCCAGGGCCGCGCGCTGAACGGCGGCGCGCTGGGCGATCCGGTGCGCGTCCTCAGCGCGGCGACGCGGCAGACGCTGGATACCGTGGTGGACGGGCCCGGCCGCGTCCGCGTCGGCACCCGCTGA
- the flgG gene encoding flagellar basal-body rod protein FlgG — MRSLSIAATGMLAQQTNVDVIANNIANMNTTAFRRQRAEFQDLLYQTQARPGATSSADGTRVPAGIQIGSGVRTADIYRIEEQGPLTATGNRYDLAIDGPGYFRIAMPNGETAYTRAGSFRLSDQGELVTTDGYRVQPDITIPRDVLDVQISKTGLVQVKLAGQTQMQDVGQLDLALFVNEAGLQALGGNLYLETEASGQPNVANPGQPGFGKLNQHFLETSNVNPVAEITALISAQRAYEMNSRTVKAADEMLATTSQLR, encoded by the coding sequence ATGCGTTCCCTCTCGATCGCCGCGACCGGAATGCTCGCGCAGCAGACCAACGTGGACGTCATCGCCAACAACATCGCCAATATGAACACCACCGCATTCCGCCGGCAGCGGGCGGAATTCCAGGATCTTCTGTACCAGACCCAGGCCCGGCCCGGCGCCACCAGCAGCGCCGACGGCACGCGCGTGCCAGCCGGGATCCAGATCGGCAGCGGCGTCCGCACGGCGGATATCTACCGGATCGAGGAGCAGGGCCCCCTCACCGCCACCGGCAACCGCTACGATCTCGCGATCGACGGGCCCGGCTATTTCCGCATCGCCATGCCCAATGGCGAGACCGCCTATACCCGCGCCGGCTCCTTCCGCCTGTCCGATCAGGGCGAGCTGGTGACGACGGACGGCTATCGCGTCCAGCCCGACATCACCATCCCGCGCGACGTGCTGGACGTGCAGATCTCCAAGACGGGGCTGGTCCAGGTCAAGCTCGCCGGCCAGACCCAGATGCAGGATGTCGGCCAGCTGGACCTCGCTCTGTTCGTCAACGAGGCCGGGCTCCAGGCGCTGGGCGGCAATCTCTATCTCGAGACCGAAGCGTCGGGCCAGCCCAATGTCGCCAATCCCGGCCAGCCCGGCTTCGGCAAGCTCAACCAGCATTTCCTGGAAACCTCCAACGTCAATCCCGTCGCGGAGATCACCGCGCTGATCAGCGCGCAGCGCGCCTATGAGATGAACAGCCGAACCGTGAAGGCGGCGGACGAGATGCTCGCCACCACCAGCCAGCTGCGGTGA
- a CDS encoding flagellar hook-basal body complex protein encodes MSSDVSTYVLLSHAQALRRQMDIAASNMANVNTPGYKRGQALFHSFVERTREAPIPDARSTSFVLDFGAVHDARAGAFQATGNPLDVMIEGPGYLAVRDAAGATAYTRDGMLHVRPDGLLAAAGGQPVLDEGGRPITIPPERRAGLAIAADGTITAASGAGSDTGSPVAGAPIARLGVTVFDELRVSERGDGLLSGAGGRLLAPAETHLRTGGAEASNVQPILESTHMIEILRAYQTSMEMSANLDALRKQAIGRLGKAE; translated from the coding sequence ATGTCCTCCGATGTCTCGACCTATGTGCTGTTGAGCCATGCCCAGGCGCTGCGCCGCCAGATGGACATCGCCGCCAGCAACATGGCCAATGTCAACACGCCCGGCTACAAGCGCGGCCAGGCGCTGTTCCACAGCTTTGTCGAGCGCACGCGCGAGGCGCCGATCCCCGATGCGCGCAGCACCAGCTTCGTGCTCGATTTCGGCGCGGTGCACGATGCGCGGGCGGGCGCCTTCCAGGCCACCGGCAATCCGCTGGACGTGATGATCGAGGGGCCCGGCTATCTGGCCGTGCGCGACGCCGCCGGCGCCACCGCCTATACGCGCGACGGCATGCTGCATGTGCGGCCCGATGGCCTGCTCGCGGCGGCGGGCGGCCAGCCGGTGCTGGACGAGGGCGGCCGGCCCATCACCATCCCGCCCGAACGCCGGGCGGGGCTGGCGATCGCCGCCGACGGCACCATCACCGCCGCGAGCGGCGCCGGATCGGACACGGGCAGCCCCGTCGCCGGCGCGCCGATCGCGCGGCTAGGGGTGACCGTGTTCGACGAGCTGCGCGTGTCCGAACGCGGCGATGGCCTGCTGTCGGGCGCCGGCGGTAGGCTGCTCGCGCCCGCCGAGACCCATCTCCGAACCGGCGGCGCCGAGGCCTCCAACGTCCAGCCGATCCTCGAATCCACCCACATGATCGAGATCCTGCGCGCCTACCAGACGAGCATGGAAATGTCCGCCAATCTCGATGCCTTGCGCAAACAAGCGATCGGGCGGCTCGGGAAGGCCGAATAG